In the genome of Paenibacillus sp. GP183, the window ATCCAAAGGATGGCATAGTCAAAGTTGTGAAGGGCAATAACGAATTAGCCTTAAAACTGGCTGATATCAAAAATCAAAAGTACAATTTTGATGGCTCCGGTATAGGGAACGGTGGAACCATTAATGAGTTTCTTCGCGCAGTAGTTTCTGAAATCGGCGTTCAAACACAGGAAGCGCAGCGTCAAGCTGCAAACCAGAAGATATTAGTTGATCAGGTTGATTCCAGAAGACAAGCTGTAAGCGGTGTTTCGATGGATGAGGAAATGGCTAATATGGTTAAGTTTCAGCATGCTTACAATGCTGCCGCACGCTCCATGACTACCTTTGACCAAATGCTCGATAAAGTGATTAATTCAATGGGTCTTGTAGGTAGATAATTGATTGTAAAATAATGAGGTGAAAGCTATGCCAAGTCGTATTACGCAAACGATGTTAAACAGCCAATTGCTTCGTAATTTGAATAATAATATGGATCGAATGGATAAGCTTCAGAATCAGCTGTCAACAGGGCGAAAGATTAATAAACCGTCCGATGATCCAGTCGGAATCAGCTTTTCATTGCGTTACCGCAGTGAACTGGAGGCTAATGACCAATATCAGAAAAACGTCGATGCTTCAGTTTCCTATCTGGATTTCACGGATAGCACGCTTAATCAAATGGGCAATGTTATGCAGCGTGCTCGTGAGCTGGCTGTTCAAGGTGCGAATGGAACTAACACCAAAGAATCGTTAAACTCTATTAAAACAGAAATTGACCAGTTGTATTCACAATTGACCAATCTCGGAAATAGTCAATTTAACGGTAAGTATGTTTTTAACGGGCAAGTTACGGATCAACCCCCTTTTCCAGATCCCAATAATCCTGAGAATGCTGTAACGAACAAAGATGAAATTCAGTTTGAGATTGGTGCTGGCGTGAAGATGGCCATCAATAAGACAGCGGAGCAGATTTTTGGTGCATCAGGTACACAGAACAATGCTTTCCAAATTCTAAAGAGCTTGTCTGCTTCACTCGGAAGTCAAAATCAACCCGGTATCCAGAATTCTATTGCACTCATTGATCAGAGAATGGATGGTTTATTGGGTGTTAGAGCAGATGTAGGGGCCAAAATGAATCGCATCCAACTTGCTGAAAGTAGAATAAAAGATATAGGCATTAACATTACTAGTCTGCAATCTAAGACTGAAGATGCTGACATGGCAGAGGTCATTACAAAGCTTAAAATGGATGAGAGCGTCTACCAGGCTTCTTTATCGGCAGGAAGTAAACTTATTCAACCTACACTTCTGGATTTTTTACATTAAGATCAATTACGACTCAATAGGGGGTGGTTGATATACAGTTTCCACAAATACAGATTCGGCAGCAGCCGGCCATTATGATTATTAATTCGGAACCAGGGACTCAAGACATAAAGCAGCCTGGGCCTACAATGGAGATGCAGATTGAACGACCCAAGCAAGAGATCCGGCAGCCCATGGGTGATCTTGAAATAGACCAAACTCGTGCATGGGACGCTTTAGGACAAGGACCGATTCTAGAAGCTATGACAAGGATTTATTCTCAAGCCAAGAATGAAGCGTTACGTGGTGTCGCCAGAATTGTAGAAAATGGAAATCTGATGGGAGATCTGCGTTATAAAGGAAATCCGATTGCAGATATTGCGCTACAGTCAACTCTTGAGCATTCTGAAATTAATTATTACGGTGAAGCGTCCTATGATAATGTTGATATTAGGTATACAATGCATAAACCTGAGATCAGCGTTGAAGATGGTAAGGTAAATATTTATACTCGTGTGAATCCACCAGAGATTCATTATAATAGAGGCAAGCTTGATATTTACATGAAACAGTATCCTAAAGTTGAGATTATTCCTCCACAAATTGATTTGCAATTGTAAAACGATATAATCAAGCTATAGATAATGTTCTATAGCTTTTTGTTATTTTAATTTTAAATGCTAAGGGAGATCTGATGATGAATATTAGCACATTGTTTTTTGGAGAACTAGAAGTAGAAGAGAAGGATACAATAACCTTTATACAGGGAGTGCCTGGTTTTGAAGATTTAACTCGTTACACGAGGATTCAACCTGAAGGAAATATTCCTTTTTTATATTTACAATCACTGGAAAAAGGTGAACTATCTTTCTTGGTCACGAATCCTTTTTTGTTTTTTAAAGAATATGATTTCCAACTGCCAGAACTTGCTCAGGATGAGTTGCAAATTGAACAGCCTGGAGATGTCGAGGTTTGGAGTATTGTTACAGTTAATGAGGATTACACGAAAGCAACAGTGAACTTGCTTGCTCCTATTATTGTAAACAGCAAGAATCAGACTGCTAAGCAAGTTATATTGAACGATACAGAGTATAAAGTGAAACATGATCTTGTTCTCAATGACGAGACAAATCAGACAGAGGGGTGACGAGGATGCTTGTTTTAGCTCGAAAAAAAGGTGAATCGGTCATGATTGGCGATCAAATAGAGGTTGTCATTCTCAGCACTGAAGGAGATACAGTTCGCATTGGTATAAAAGCTCCAAAGCAAATTGAGGTTTATCGCAAGGAAATTTACGAGAATATTCAAGAGTCGAATAAGGAAGCTACTATTAGACCGGTGAGTCCGATGCATTTGGGGAGATTGATGAAAAAAGAACAATAGAAAAAAGTCGACATAGAGTCGACACAGACTGTCGAGAAAGTCTCGACAGTCTTTCTTTTTGCTCAAATAATTTATCACGACACCGCGTTAATATGATATAATATAGATAGTTAATTTACTAGAAAGAGCGGTGTTATCCATGTTGTATTCTCATCAACCAGACCCTCAATTGGACTTTGAACTTGTCTGCATTGAGCATATGGTCCCGCAAGATCATTTGCTGCGCCATATTTCTAAATACATGGACTTTTCATTTATCACAGAAAAAGTTCGTCCTTATTATAGCGAATCATATGGACGCCCATCCATTGACCCTATCATGCTCTTCAAAATGCTGTTCATCGGATACTTGTACGGAATCCGTTCGGAGCGTCAACTCGAACAAGAGATCAACATGAATTTTGGCTACCGCTGGTTTTTGGGCATTGGCTTGTCCAATAAGGCACCTGACCACTCCACCATCAGTTGGAACCGAAAGAAGCGCTTCAAAGATACGACGGTATTCCAAGACATCTTTGATGAAGTTGTCCGATTGGCAATCGAAAATCGGATGGTAGCCGGTCGTGTACTCATCACTGACTCTACCCACCTAAAAGCAAATGCGAATAAGCGAAAGCACAACGTTCAGGTGGTAGAACGTTCGCCACAAGAATACATAGAAGAACTGGAGAAAGCAGTTGAGGAAGATCGCAGGAGCCTTGGAAAAAAGCCGTTGAAGGCTCGGGAGGAGGTGGCGGAAACTAAGGAAATCAAGGTAAGCACCACAGACCCGGAAAGCGGCTACATGGTTCGTGACGGCAAGCCGGAGGGATTCTTCTATTTGGATCACCGTACTGTCGATCACAAATTTAACATCATTACTGACGTTCACGTTACAGCAGGTAATGTCCACGACTCCGTTCCCTATGTTGAGCGGCTTAAATACCAAATAAAGAAGTTTGGATTTGACAAATCACTTGAGGCAGTTGCAGTTGATGCTGGTTATCTAACAGCCCACATATGCAAAGAATTGCATGAAATGAAGGTGTTCGCGGTCATCGGCGGCCGTGCATTCACACCCGTAAAAGGGCTTATGAAAAAGTGGCAATTCAAGTTCGACGTTGAAAAGAACGTATATGTCTGCCCCGCTAAACACGAATTGAAATATTCTACGACGAACCGTGAAGGCTATCGGGAATATAAGTCGAACCCGAAGCACTGCAAAGATTGCCCGCTTCTAGAGAAGTGCACACGAGGCAAGAATAAGCAGAAAGTGATTACCCGGCATGTATGGGAAGACAGCAAGGAATGGGTTAGGCTGAATCGACTAAGTAAGTCCGGCAAATATTTGTATCGACTGCGATACCAAACTATTGAGCGAAGCTTCGCGGATGCTAAAGAGCTCCATGGACTTCGCTATTGCCGTTTGCGCGGCAGGGATAACGTCCAGGAGCAAGCGTTGATGACCGCAACCGTTCAGAATATAAAAAAGATCGCCCTCCACCTTGCCAAGAAGGCAAAGTAGAGGGCGATTGTTGTTTTAGGAGATAAGGCGTGAGCAAAAACAAGCCCTATTCATGTTTCCTTTGTATCGAAAAGTAAAATAACCGCTTTTCTCGACAGTCTGAGTCGACATAGAGTCGACATTTTTTGTATTTACTCTTCACTTTTCCAAATGATATTACGATATATATAGTAATGGCGTTAGAATAGGGCGGCCGACCTATATCGAAGCCTACTAACATCCACATGGACGTGGATGAAACGAACCTTCAGGAGGAAGAAAAAATGAGAATTAATCACAACATCGCAGCATTAAACACGCATCGTCAGTTAACAGCATCTCAAGAAGAACAAGGTAAGGCAATGGAAAAGCTATCTTCCGGTCTTCGTATCAACCGTGCGGGAGACGACGCAGCAGGTCTTGCTATCTCCGAAAAAATGCGTGGACAAATTCGTGGATTGGACATGGCTTCTAAAAATGCACAAGATGGTATCTCCATGATTCAAACTGCTGAAGGCGCAATGAATGAAACTCACTCCATTCTTCAGCGTATGCGTGAGTTGGCAGTTCAAGCTTCCAATGACACATCTACAGATGCTGACCGTTCACAAATCCAAAAAGAAGTTGGCCAATTAAAATCAGAAATTGATCGTATTTCGGCATCAACAGAGTTCAACTCCAAAAAATTGTTGAATGGTTCTTTAGGTGGAGCTTCTGCCTCCCAAGGGACTGTAGAAAATTCAAATCAGTTTAAATCTGCTATTATTGCAGCAACTTCAGGTTCAGTAATTGCCGGGGCAAATCTTTTAACTCGGGATGCGGTAACCGCTGTTGCAGGCACAGCAGCTTCAACAACTGGTAGTACAGCTGTAGGAACAACTACCGTTATTACTGCAACTAATCAAAATTTCAAAGTAACTGTCAATGGATTTGCTCAATCTGCTGATCTTCCTATTGCAACAGGGACGTATGACAGAGCTGGGTTCCTAACAGCTGTCAATAATGCATTAACTGGCTATAATACTGGTAAAAACTTATCTGAACAGGTAGCAGCTTCTTATACTGCTGATTTTAAGTTGGTATTTACCTCTAAAGTTACAGGGGCGGGTACAAGTGTTGCGGTAGCCTCAGGTAGCACCAATGATGCATTTGCAACGATGGGCATGACTGGGGCAACAACAACGAACGGCACGGATACAGTGAAAGCTGTTACCGCTGGTGTGACCAAGATTGTTTCTAGTGTTAATGATCAGTTTCAGCTCACAGTTGATGGAGGCACTGCTCAAACTTTAACCCTTTCAGCGAAGGATTATGCTAAACCACAAGATTTGTTAGCTGAAGTAAATGCTCAAATCCAGAATAACAACGCGTTGAATGGAAAAGTAGCAGCTTCCCTCGATGCCAATAACAAAATTATCTTTACTTCCGCATCAACAGGTTCAACATCAAGTGTTGCCGTTACTGATCCAACTGCTGCAAGTCAATCTGCCTTGGCTGCTCTAGGATATAAAGGTAAAGCTAGCACGATTGATTCCGTTTTAATTGATAACTCAGCAGGTACAGTATTTGATTTGAACACCGTAGGAACTGATGCAAAATTTGATTTAACTATTGGTAATAAAACGGTAACAATTGATTTAACTGGGCAAGCAGGCATTGACAAAAATGCAACCCGTGATTCTATTCTTACTGCATTACAATCTAAAATCGATGGTTCTTTTTTTGGTGCTGGAGCAGTTACAGTAAAAACAGATGGCACAAAAATTACATTAGTTAATAATACAGCTAGTGATACGTTTAAGATTGTAAATGGTGCCAATACTGGAGCAGCTAAAATATTTGGTAATGCTACAACTACTGCTGTTGTGGGAGCATATAATAATGGTGCCACAGTAACGGGTTCTGATGCAACTGGCGGTACTTTATCAAATGCAACAATGCTAACTGGATTAACGGATAAAGATGGTAATAATCTCAATTTAACTGCTGGTAATGTGATTACTATTGCTGGAACACAGAATGGTAGTGCATTCTCCACTAATCTTACAGTAGCCAGTGGTTCTACAGTTAATGACTTGATTAATCAGTTGAAGACTGTTCCAGCGCTCGCTAAAGCAAGTATATCTTTGGATTCAACTACTGGCCAAATCAACATCATTGGTGAAAATGGAGCCGCTAAAGATATTAGCAATCTTAAGTTTAGTGCTACGAAGTCTGCTACTGATACTACTGCTGTAGCTAATTTTAATAAATTATTTACTAGCTTTAAGGTTACACAGGACGCAAAGGATGCGAAAACAGATTCTTCCGTAGCCATGCAGATTGGTGCAAATCAAGGGCAGAATGTGAACATT includes:
- the flgL gene encoding flagellar hook-associated protein FlgL, coding for MPSRITQTMLNSQLLRNLNNNMDRMDKLQNQLSTGRKINKPSDDPVGISFSLRYRSELEANDQYQKNVDASVSYLDFTDSTLNQMGNVMQRARELAVQGANGTNTKESLNSIKTEIDQLYSQLTNLGNSQFNGKYVFNGQVTDQPPFPDPNNPENAVTNKDEIQFEIGAGVKMAINKTAEQIFGASGTQNNAFQILKSLSASLGSQNQPGIQNSIALIDQRMDGLLGVRADVGAKMNRIQLAESRIKDIGINITSLQSKTEDADMAEVITKLKMDESVYQASLSAGSKLIQPTLLDFLH
- a CDS encoding DUF6470 family protein → MVDIQFPQIQIRQQPAIMIINSEPGTQDIKQPGPTMEMQIERPKQEIRQPMGDLEIDQTRAWDALGQGPILEAMTRIYSQAKNEALRGVARIVENGNLMGDLRYKGNPIADIALQSTLEHSEINYYGEASYDNVDIRYTMHKPEISVEDGKVNIYTRVNPPEIHYNRGKLDIYMKQYPKVEIIPPQIDLQL
- the fliW gene encoding flagellar assembly protein FliW, producing MNISTLFFGELEVEEKDTITFIQGVPGFEDLTRYTRIQPEGNIPFLYLQSLEKGELSFLVTNPFLFFKEYDFQLPELAQDELQIEQPGDVEVWSIVTVNEDYTKATVNLLAPIIVNSKNQTAKQVILNDTEYKVKHDLVLNDETNQTEG
- the csrA gene encoding carbon storage regulator CsrA; translated protein: MLVLARKKGESVMIGDQIEVVILSTEGDTVRIGIKAPKQIEVYRKEIYENIQESNKEATIRPVSPMHLGRLMKKEQ
- a CDS encoding IS1182 family transposase, yielding MLYSHQPDPQLDFELVCIEHMVPQDHLLRHISKYMDFSFITEKVRPYYSESYGRPSIDPIMLFKMLFIGYLYGIRSERQLEQEINMNFGYRWFLGIGLSNKAPDHSTISWNRKKRFKDTTVFQDIFDEVVRLAIENRMVAGRVLITDSTHLKANANKRKHNVQVVERSPQEYIEELEKAVEEDRRSLGKKPLKAREEVAETKEIKVSTTDPESGYMVRDGKPEGFFYLDHRTVDHKFNIITDVHVTAGNVHDSVPYVERLKYQIKKFGFDKSLEAVAVDAGYLTAHICKELHEMKVFAVIGGRAFTPVKGLMKKWQFKFDVEKNVYVCPAKHELKYSTTNREGYREYKSNPKHCKDCPLLEKCTRGKNKQKVITRHVWEDSKEWVRLNRLSKSGKYLYRLRYQTIERSFADAKELHGLRYCRLRGRDNVQEQALMTATVQNIKKIALHLAKKAK
- a CDS encoding flagellin, giving the protein MRINHNIAALNTHRQLTASQEEQGKAMEKLSSGLRINRAGDDAAGLAISEKMRGQIRGLDMASKNAQDGISMIQTAEGAMNETHSILQRMRELAVQASNDTSTDADRSQIQKEVGQLKSEIDRISASTEFNSKKLLNGSLGGASASQGTVENSNQFKSAIIAATSGSVIAGANLLTRDAVTAVAGTAASTTGSTAVGTTTVITATNQNFKVTVNGFAQSADLPIATGTYDRAGFLTAVNNALTGYNTGKNLSEQVAASYTADFKLVFTSKVTGAGTSVAVASGSTNDAFATMGMTGATTTNGTDTVKAVTAGVTKIVSSVNDQFQLTVDGGTAQTLTLSAKDYAKPQDLLAEVNAQIQNNNALNGKVAASLDANNKIIFTSASTGSTSSVAVTDPTAASQSALAALGYKGKASTIDSVLIDNSAGTVFDLNTVGTDAKFDLTIGNKTVTIDLTGQAGIDKNATRDSILTALQSKIDGSFFGAGAVTVKTDGTKITLVNNTASDTFKIVNGANTGAAKIFGNATTTAVVGAYNNGATVTGSDATGGTLSNATMLTGLTDKDGNNLNLTAGNVITIAGTQNGSAFSTNLTVASGSTVNDLINQLKTVPALAKASISLDSTTGQINIIGENGAAKDISNLKFSATKSATDTTAVANFNKLFTSFKVTQDAKDAKTDSSVAMQIGANQGQNVNIDINEMSTQALRINSVDVSTQQGAQTAISVISNAADSVSTERAKLGAFQNRLEHTIANLLTSSENLTAAESRIRDVDMAKEMMNQTKNSILAQAAQAMLAQANQQPQGVLQLLR